A stretch of the Metopolophium dirhodum isolate CAU chromosome 8, ASM1992520v1, whole genome shotgun sequence genome encodes the following:
- the LOC132951018 gene encoding ankyrin repeat domain-containing protein 17-like isoform X4, which translates to MEQIPTTSSGGNATAAPSSAGPSFTPPTPVQPSDNNCIDKRLQSVSESEYQDDEYDEPDHQMYLSGSSGSEGELSEVGRFGINREKLCRDPNNHLNSTFLIAADDTDTEQSIEGDPDTHRQLEALLQAAGSMLRPNEAAAALTRMRAETKNDNKTLVEACHDGDVGAVRKLLTEGRSVHETSEEGESLLSLACSAGYYELAQVLLAMQANVEDRGIKGDCTPLMEAASSGFVEIVRLLLAHGAVVNALSSTGNTPLMYACAGGHVDTVKELLNYGANVEDHNENGHTPLMEAASAGHVPVAKILLEHGAGINTHSNEFKESALTLACYKGHLEMVRFLLAAGADQEHKTDEMHTALMEASMDGHVEVARLLLDSGAQVNMPTDSFESPLTLAACGGHVELALLLIDRGANIEEVNDEGYTPLMEAAREGHEDMVSVLLSKGANINAQTEETQETALTLACCGGFLDVADFLIKNGAILELGASTPLMEAAQEGHIDLVRYLLECGADVHAQTTSADTALTYACENGHTDVADLLLQFGANLEHESEGGRTPLMKACRAGHLCTVQFLISKAADINRVTANNDHTPLSLSCAGGHLSVVELLLAHSADPFHKLKDNSTMVIEAAKGGHTNVVKLLLDYPHSVMLTPPVSPVPTTPAEDVPVVDESALSEVQVMSKAHAIAGRIVESYGPNAKHNANSCIQKAMIRKAQLNAPNSSFSDVQFKIQLPKENNVKANTPTSKPLINTAAIEQQLFKRQQIAEDLKRVEQELKENGSLSMVTLMTTPPPLSASSPGVLDSSTSSNGSIAESSASNTSVGSNKVGEASKNNLSQPVTASSDVVQTTAISDRPKIKAKFKKKPAQPLAGMTSLNEATQATLDANYARGVMAGVAAMKPQFKAEFIERHSGDGCDKELAARMIKFCEEQTAKREANDGGHANLKELMISSLMSEHLLKVRKDLQIPDNMVKNLLPLSGALHDSLPHGTTGLLPLPGDLNTRIDFKALNCIDAELLENLVRESPLTLEDISNLPNIDERLQKEIQNHRCNINSSDSGLSSTFSSQSFKNYVQNQTSIDFRIKNLSSMDIANFAGAVSQLSLDETTAQQPTTATIPTLINCVPTQVAAATQTPSESVSSNKRSATTTSTTTAMTTTTNKGKKARYQVRPQPPSSAPQSGSNNTPASNSVAQSDVASSRFSTTTGESYGSDADISYGINVDSQTESNHDTALTVACAGGHEELVKLLLVRGANIEHRDKKGFTPLILAATGGFDKIVEILLSNVANMEAQSERTKDTPLSLACSGGRYEVCDLLLQRGANKEHRNVSDYTPLSLAASGGYVNIIKLLLSNGAEINSRTGSKLGISPLMLAAMNGHTAAVKLLLDMGSDINAQIETNRNTALTLACFQGRHEVVSLLLDRKANVEHRAKTGLTPLMEAASGGYVEVGRVLIDKGADVNANPVPSSRDTALTIAADKGHVRFVELLLEKNAYVEVKNKKGNSPLWLAANGGHLGVIELLYKVGANIDSQDNRKVTCLMAAFRKGHVKVVRWMVNHVSQFPSDQEMTRFLTTLSDKESIDKCHDCMIAIRISKDQQAARANKNASILLEELDMEKTKEELKKASAARRKMKKKKKKQAKSGKKLEEETEEKNDEQEIDDEEEEEDEEEIPVIVLVEMKKKVDLKKKGKVTVLSNVMSADVEEGDSGIDANSQGSCSSTDAKNAAAAAAAAARVVAQTQIASSNKKDKKKKGKEVAVEVKPTSSTTNSKLTTNSAATQTNAAKVNSSQTKSNKEKKNQVNSTQSKIVTSAVPLTKTEIIPPIVTKNAQLKTKVQQPNNNVTNTTRKESVKVNNYKGNNKVVNNMVFESTQNPAAREDFEATGSENFLVKHKKQHPTEEYIHVGAKTSNVSPVKQTRGREEGWKEVVRTRYLASPYRSKKVSVPLNAISRVIGRGGSNINAIRASTGALIEVDNQSKGQGERIITIKGSTDVTKQAHDLIAMLIKDPEVNIMSVIAKNPKVTSAWDKSVNNAKAKTAAAAALPQKPVVTQPITVVATSKLTFTPSIVASMTIKPTITVNGPRPTVAAVAAGEKKITTSTVKPTMSYTNAIISSSDSISKPSQQPQPPAPSKVVQSVSVTPSTTATVTVSVTPITTGSVSASALTVVTKSTNALPLAQPKPQQESSSVTTHHPVAIVSPMVSSAPLPPQPQIKPQVVDASEYSLFDSFSKISVQTMWGRDGECGGQKPSVTFTGGNHIPAVTPSIGTIGQPKKYLETDTPMADASKAPGYRGAGLSSPISSKTGGGNTGSTNGSRTTTPPMSSSPVTQYNNNTGIQPTVQQPQPEPYHTQSQHPYISDQTHQSAQINVERSRLNPRAPDFATIKSNQNMVQPQQVYNNQVPQNFLQPPMVPNVMPFQQKFHQQLPNLRVAPNNPNRWTHFINQPPPPFGRPALHPVNGNAEMFAGMEATASPPNMSPNLDERKAPPKPIGTERAWKQNLIGENPHQQQHANWSDMKMHWAHHDLFRTPPPPPVNFPLGPRPMMDEHNLFDTYQSTEHLTSANMNHHMMQTMPLFAANGHLEQQSHHLLASNHHGPGQMAFDPKLEWDQSRSQQQQAQQQSQQQAPMNTPFPFIF; encoded by the exons ATGGAACAAATACCCACGACATCGAGCGGCGGAAACGCCACGGCTGCACCGTCGTCAGCCGGCCCCTCGTTCACGCCCCCGACACCCGTCCAGCCCTCGGACAACAATTGCATCGACAAAAGATTGCAGTCTGTCTCCGAGTCGGAATACCAAGACGACGAGTACGACGAACCTGATCACCAAATGTACTTGTCCGGGTCGTCCGGTTCCGAAGGAGAATTATCAGAA GTTGGTAGGTTTGGTATAAATCGAGAGAAATTATGTCGAGATCCTAATAACCATTTAAATTCAACCTTTCTAATAGCAGCAGACGATACAGATACTGAACAAAGTATAGAAGGAGATCCTGACACCCATCGCCAATTAGAAGCACTTCTTCAAGCAGCAGGATCTATGCTTAGGCCaa ACGAGGCGGCAGCAGCTTTGACACGGATGAGAGCAGAAACcaaaaatgataataa GACCCTAGTCGAAGCATGTCATGATGGTGACGTTGGAGCTGTTCGTAAACTGCTAACAGAAGGTCGATCAGTTCATGAGACATCTGAAGAGGGAGAAAGTTTGTTGTCCCTTGCCTGTTCAGCAGGTTATTACGAATTAGCTCag gtctTATTAGCAATGCAAGCCAATGTCGAAGATAGGGGTATTAAAGGAGATTGTACACCACTTATGGAAGCTGCGTCTTCTGGATTTGTGGAGATTGTTAGGCTCTTACTTGCTCATGGAGCTGTTGTAAACGCTTTATCATCCACAG gAAATACACCATTAATGTATGCATGTGCTGGAGGCCATGTTGATACTGTTAAAGAACTTTTAAATTATGGAGCTAATGTTGAAGATCATAATGAAAATGGACATACACCCCTCATGGAAGCTGCAAGTGCTGGGCATGTTCCAGTGGCAAAA ATTCTACTCGAACATGGAGCTGGTATTAATACTCATTCCAATGAATTTAAGGAAAGTGCTTTAACATTAGCATGTTATAAAGGCCATCTAGAAATGGTTCGTTTTTTGTTAGCTGCTGGAGCTGATCAA GAACATAAAACAGATGAAATGCATACTGCTTTAATGGAGGCATCGATGGATGGTCATGTCGAGGTTGCGAGACTTTTATTAGATTCTGGTGCTCAAGTTAATATGCCAACTGACAGTTTTGAGTCGCCTCTCACATTAGCTGCATGCGGTGGCCACGTTGAGCTTGCATTATTGTTGATTGACCGTGGGGCCAATATTGAAGAAGTTAATGATGAAGGCTATACTCCTCTCATGGAAGCTGCTCGAGAAGGTCATGAAGATATGGTGTCCGTTTTGTTGAGTAAag GAGCAAATATTAATGCACAGACTGAAGAGACTCAAGAGACTGCTCTGACCTTAGCATGTTGTGGAGGATTTTTGGATGTGGCTGATTTCCTAATAAAAAATGGTGCAATTTTGGAGCTTGGTGCATCAACACCCCTTATGGAAGCAGCTCAAGAAGGACATATAGACCTGGTTCGATACCTTTTAGAATGTGGTGCAGATGTTCATGCTCAAACTACATCAGCTGATACAGCACTGACCTATGCTTGTGAAAATGGCCATACAGATGTTGCTGATTTGTTACTTCAGTTTGGTGCTAATCTT gaaCACGAATCTGAAGGTGGTCGTACACCTTTAATGAAAGCATGTAGGGCTGGCCACTTATGTACTGTTCAATTTCTAATATCTAAAGCCGCTGATATAAATAGAGTCACTGCCAATAATGACCATACACCTTTGTCACTTTCCTGTGCTGGAGGTCACCTTTCAGTTGTTGAACTACTGCTCGCTCATTCAGCTGATCCTTTTCATAAACTAAAAGACAACTCAACCATGGTTATAGAAGCAGCCAAAGGTGGTCATACGAATGTCGTTAAATTGTTATTAGATTATCCACATTCAGTTATGTTAACACCTCCTGTATCACCTGTACCTACTACTCCTGCTGAAGATGTGCCAGTTGTTGATGAATCTGCCTTATCTGAAGTGCAGGTTATGTCCAAGGCTCATGCAATTGCTGGTAGAATAGTAGAAAGTTATGGGCCTAATGCCAAACATAATGCAAATTCTTGCATACAAAAAGCTATGATAAGGAAAGCACAACTTAACGCACCCAATAGTTCGTTTAGTGATGTTCAG tttaaaattcaattaccCAAAGAAAACAATGTCAAAGCTAATACTCCTACTTCCAAACCACTTATTAATACAGCTGCAATCGagcaacaattatttaaaaggcAACAAATTGCTGAAGATCTTAAA AGAGTCGAACAAGAGTTAAAAGAAAATGGAAGTCTTTCAATGGTTACGTTGATGACAACACCTCCTCCGTTATCAGCGTCATCACCCGGTGTTTTAGATTCCAGCACTTCATCTAATGGTTCAATTGCAg AATCGTCAGCAAGTAACACATCTGTGGGTTCAAATAAAGTAGGAGAAGCATCAAAAAATAATCTTAGCCAACCTGTGACTGCTAGTTCTGATGTAGTTCAAACAACTGCGATTAGTGATAGACCTAAAATCAAAgccaaatttaaaaagaaaccaGCCCAGCCACTAGCAGGAATGACGAGTCTTAATGAAGCAACTCAAGCAACATTAGATGCCAATTATGCTAGAGGCGTAATGGCAGGAGTTGCAGCAATGAAACCACAATTTAAAGCTgaa tttattgaaaGACACTCAGGTGATGGCTGTGATAAAGAATTAGCAGCTCGTATGATCAAATTTTGTGAAGAGCAAACTGCTAAACGAGAAGCAAATGATGGTGGACATGCCAACCTTAAAGAATTAATGATTAGTTCTCTAATGAGTGAACACCTATTAAAAGTTCGTAAGGACCTACAAATTCCAGATAATATGGTGAAGAATTTATTGCCACTGTCTGGAGCCTTACATGACAGTTTACCTCATGGTACAACTGGTTTGTTGCCATTACCCGGTGATCTTAATACACGAATTGACTTTAAagctttaaattgtattgatgcAGAACTTCTAGAAAATTTAGTTAGGGAATCCCCGCTCACACTTGAAGATATATCAAAct taccAAATATAGATGAACGACTTCAAAAAGAAATTCAAAACCACCGTTGCAATATCAATTCTTCTGATTCTGGATTAAGCAGTACTTTTTCTTCTCAATCAttcaaa AATTATGTTCAAAATCAAACATCTAttgattttagaattaaaaatttatcatCAATGGATATAGCTAATTTTGCGGGTGCAGTGTCCCAGCTTAGTTTGG ATGAAACGACAGCACAACAACCTACTACTGCAACAATACCTACATTGATCAACTGTGTTCCTACGCAAGTGGCTGCCGCTACTCAAACACCATCAGAGTCAGTGTCATCAAATAAGCGTTCAGCGACAACTACATCAACAACTACTGCTATGACAACTACTACAAATAAAGGTAAAAAGGCGCGCTATCAAGTTCGGCCCCAGCCACCAAGTTCAGCCCCCCAATCTGGATCAAATAACACCCCAGCATCAAATTCTGTTGCCCAATCGGATGTCGCTAGCTCCA GATTCTCCACTACTACTGGAGAGTCATATGGCAGTGATGCTGACATATCATATGGCATCAATGTAGATTCACAAACAGAGAGCAACCATGATACAGCTTTAACAGTTGCATGTGCTGGTGGTCATGAAGAGTTAGTTAAACTTTTATTAGTCCGAGGTGCAAATATTGAACACAGAGATAAAAAAGGATTTACTCCATTAATATTAGCAGCTACAGGaggttttgataaaattgttgaaattcTCCTGAGTAATGTAGCTAATATGGAAGCACAGTCTGAACGGACAAAAGATACACCTTTATCTTTAGCATGTTCTGGTGGCCGTTATGAG GTTTGTGATCTATTGCTTCAAAGAGGAGCAAACAAAGAGCATAGAAATGTTTCGGATTATACCCCATTGAGTTTAGCAGCTTCTGGTGGTTATgtgaacattataaaattattattgagtaaCGGAGCAGAAATAAATTCTCGAACTGGTTCCAAGTTGGGAATTTCTCCTTTAATGTTAGCTGCTATGAATGGACATACAG CTGCTGTCAAGTTACTATTAGATATGGGCAGTGATATAAATGCTCAAATTGAAACGAACCGTAATACTGCGCTCACATTAGCTTGTTTCCAAGGCAGACATGAAGTAGTCTCATTATTATTAGACCGAAAAGCTAATGTAGAACATAGAGCTAAA aCTGGATTAACACCTTTAATGGAAGCAGCTAGTGGTGGCTATGTTGAAGTTGGTAGAGTATTAATTGATAAAGGAGCTGATGTAAATGCTAATCCAGTGCCATCTTCTCGTGATACTGCTCTCACAATAGCAGCAGACAAGGGTCATGTACGATTTGTAGAACTACTACTAGAAAA AAATGCATATGtggaagtaaaaaataaaaaaggaaatTCTCCTTTATGGTTAGCTGCCAATGGTGGTCATTTAGGTGTAATTGAATTACTCTACAAAGTTGGTGCCAATATAGATTCCCAAGATAATAGAAAAGTTACCTGTTTAATGGCTGCATTTCGTAAAGGCCATGTCAAAGTAGTGAGGTGGATGGTAAACCATGTATCACAGTTTCCAAGTGATCAAGAAATGACACGATTCCTTACTACATTGAGTGATAAA GAGTCTATTGATAAATGCCATGATTGTATGATTGCTATTCGGATATCAAAAGACCAGCAAGCAGCTAGAGCCAATAAAAATGCTTCTATATTGCTTGAAGAACTTGATATGGAAAAGACTAAAGAAGAATTAAAAAAGGCTTCTGCTGCTCGtcgaaaaatgaaaaagaaaaagaaaaaacaagCCAAAAGTGGTAAAAAATTGGAGGAAGAAACAGAAGAAAAGAATGATGAACAAGAAATTgatgatgaagaagaagaagaagacgaAGAAGAAATCCCcgttatag tattggttgaaatgaagaaaaaagttgatttaaaaaagaaGGGCAAAGTTACTGTACTGAGTAATGTGATGTCAGCAGATGTTGAAGAGGGTGATAGTGGAATTGATGCCAACAGCCAAGGAAGTTGTAGTAGTACAGATGCTAAAaatgctgctgctgctgctgctgctgctgctcgAGTAGTAGCCCAAACCCAAATTGCATCTTccaataaaaaagataaaaagaaaaaagggaAGGAAGTTGCAGTAGAAGTCAAACCCACTTCATCTACTACAAATTCTAAATTAACTACTAATTCAGCTGCTACTCAAACAAATGCAGCCAAAGTAAATTCTTCTCAAACTAAATCAAATAAG GAGAAGAAAAATCAAGTCAATTCAACTCAGAGTAAAATTGTTACTAGTGCAGTACCTCTCACCAAAACTGAGATTATTCCTCCAATAGTAACTAAAAACGCACAACTAAAAACTAAAGTTCAACAGCCAAATAACAATGTTACAAATACCACCCGTAAAGAATCTGTTaaagtgaataattataaaggaAACAACAAGGTTgtcaataatatggtttttgaaTCAACACAGAATCCAGCTGCTCGTGAAGATTTTGAAGCTACAGGAAGTGAAAACTTTCTTGTTAAGCATAAAAAACAACATCC AACTGAAGAATATATTCATGTTGGTGCTAAAACTTCTAATGTTAGTCCTGTGAAGCAAACTCGTGGGCGTGAAGAAGGATGGAAAGAAGTTGTTCGAACTCGGTACCTTGCCTCTCCTTACAGAAGTAAAAAAGTATCTGTGCCATTAAATGCAATCAGCCGTGTAATTGGACGTGGTGGGAGTAACATAAATGCCATAAGAGCTTCAACTGGAGCATTAATTGAGGTGGATAATCAAAGTAAAGGACAAGGAGAaagaataattactataaa aggATCAACAGATGTCACTAAACAAGCTCATGATTTAATTGCTATGCTAATTAAAGATCCAGAAGTGAATATTATGAGCGTTATTGCAAAAAATCCTAAAGTTACTAGTGCTTGGGATAAATCTGTG AATAATGCTAAAGCCAAAACTGCAGCAGCTGCCGCATTACCACAAAAACCTGTTGTTACTCAACCAATTACAGTTGTAGCTACTTCTAAATTAACGTTTACACCAT cgATTGTTGCTTCTATGACCATAAAGCCTACAATCACTGTCAATGGACCTCGACCTACTGTTGCCGCTGTAGCTGCag gcGAAAAGAAGATTACAACAAGTACTGTCAAACCAACAATGTCCTATACAAATGCCATAATATCCTCTTCAGATTCAATATCTAAACCTTCACAACAACCTCAACCACCTGCTCCTTCTAAAGTTGTTCAATCTGTTTCTGTAACTCCATCAACTACTGCTACTGTTACTGTATCTGTAACACCTATTACAACAGGAAGTGTGTCCGCTTCTGCATTAACTGTTGTGACCAAATCTACCAATGCGTTACCTCTTGCTCAACCTAAACCACAACAAGAATCATCATCTGTTACTACTCATCATCCAGTTGCTATTGTGTCACCGATGGTGAGCAGTGCTCCATTACCACCTCAACCACAAATCAAGCCTCAAGTTGTGGATGCTTCAGAGTATTCATTATTTGATTCATTTtctaaa ATATCTGTTCAAACAATGTGGGGTAGAGATGGGGAATGTGGAGGACAAAAACCAAGTGTTACATTTACCGGGGGTAATCATATTCCAGCTGTTACCCCATCAATTGGAACAATTGGTCaacctaaaaaatatttggaaacagACACACCAATGGCTGACGCATCAAAAGCACCAGGTTATCGAGGAGCTGGCCTATCATCTCCAATTTCTTCCAAAACTGGAGGTGGAAATACTGGAAGTACAAATGGTAGTCGTACCACAACACCTCCTATGAGTAGTTCACCTGTCAcacaatacaacaataatacagGCATCCAACCTACCGTTCAACAACCTCAACCAGAACCTTACCATACACAATCTCAACATCCATACATCTCTGATCAAACTCATCAGTCAGCACAAATAAATGTTGAGCGTTCAAGATTAAACCCACGAGCACCAGACTTTGCTACTATTAAATCTAACCAAAATATGGTTCAACCTCAACAAGTCTACAATAATCAAGTACCACAAAATTTCCTTCAACCTCCTATGGTACCCAATGTTATGCCATTTCAACAAAAGTTTCATCAACAATTACCAAATTTAAGAGTTGCACCCAACAATCCTAATCGTTGGACTCATTTTATTAATCAACCTCCTCCTCCGTTTGGACGACCTGCCTTACATCCAGTTAATGGCAATGCAGAAATGTTTGCAGGAATGGAAGCAACTGCTAGCCCACCAAATATGTCACCTAATCTTGATGAACGAAAAGCTCCTCCTAAACCAATTGGTACAGAAAGAGCATGGAAGCAAAATCTAATAGGAGAAAATCCTCATCAGCAACAACACGCAAATTGGTCAGACATGAAAATGCATTGGGCTCATCACGACCTTTTCCGTACCCCTCCTCCACCACCTGTTAATTTTCCACTTGGACCTAGACCTATGATGGAcgaacataatttatttgatacctaccag TCCACTGAACATCTAACGAGTGCTAATATGAATCACCATATGATGCAAACAATGCCATTGTTTGCGGCAAATGGTCACTTAGAACAACAATCCCATCACCTTTTAGCATCAAATCATCACGGTCCTGGTCAAATGGCATTTGACCCAAAATTAGAATGGGACCAATCTAGAAGTCAACAACAGCAAGCCCAACAACAGTCTCAGCAGCAAGCTCCTATGAACACACCATTTCCgttcattttttaa